The segment AAATGAGGAAGATAATACCCTTGAATCCAAATGGAACCCCGATAATTGTTTTCAAGGTTTTAAAGACGTTGTACATGGAGGCGTTCAAGCAGTCGTAATGGATGAAATTGCCAGCTGGGTAATTTTTGCTCAACTAGGAACAGTAGGAGTAACATCAAAAATGGAGGTACGCTATCTAAAACCTGCAAATATGACTTATGGTACTTTTACAGTTAAAGCAAAACTTATAAGTAGAGAAGCTCCTTATGCCAGAATCAATGTACAGATATTGGATGGTATGAATGAAACTTGCACGGAGGCAGATATTCAGTTCTTTGTTTACCCAGAAACATTTGCGGTCAAAAGATTTAGTTACCCCGGAATTAAAACGTTTATTGAATAAATTAAAATTATCAATGCAATACTATTTTATAGAGAAGAACATATAAACCCAAAGAGAAAATCGCAGTGTTTTTTAAACAATATGTTTAGCTAATCTGTTAAATTTTATATCACAAACAAACTATCTTGTTCGAATCCGAACAAGAACTATACGGAACTGAACAATAAATCTTCCTTAATTTTATTAATAATTAGCTGATAGTCTTTTTACTATTGGGGATGGCACATAATGTGATTGCTCTTTACTCAATAGGATAAACGGCTATTATTATTTAAAAAATCTATTAAATACGATTCACTCTTTCAAAATGAAAAATTTTTTTTCTAATACAATGCAACAAAACATAAAAATAAATGTCTCTTGTGAGGATGTGGTGGAAAGAAACTTTCCAAAGACAAGTTTATTTACAAAGTAGCTAGTGGAAAACTACTTCTGTTATTGTAGCTTTTGAACGTATAGATGGTATTATTAATGAACAATGGGATCTT is part of the Bacteroidia bacterium genome and harbors:
- a CDS encoding PaaI family thioesterase, coding for MKKINNPFTNIDGYNCFGCSPHNHLGLKLEFWLNEEDNTLESKWNPDNCFQGFKDVVHGGVQAVVMDEIASWVIFAQLGTVGVTSKMEVRYLKPANMTYGTFTVKAKLISREAPYARINVQILDGMNETCTEADIQFFVYPETFAVKRFSYPGIKTFIE